TCCGGGTTCTCGCAGGTGAGCATGTATATCTATGAAGCCGGGGCAGGCTAAAGTTCCCTTAAGCTCTATCGATCTGGCGCCTTTTATATCGATTTTATTCCCTTCAGGAACTATTGCTTTTATCTTACTTTTCTCTATTAATATGTCGAAGGTTCCCTCAAGCAATTGATCCCCATCGAATAGCGATACGCTTTTTAAAATAAGCAAGTTTCATCCCTCCCTTGCTTTAAGAAGGAGATATAGAATGGCCATTCGGATCGATATTCCGCTTTTAACTTGTTCTAATATAATGCTTCTTGAGCTATCTGAAACCTCTGAGTCTATTTCAACTCCGCGGTTTATGGGACCCGGATGCATAACGACGGTTTTTGAAGAGGCTTCCGTAAGAAGCTCTCTCGCGCATCCAAATCTAAGGTTGTATTCACGAAGCGAGGGAATAAGACTGGATTTTATCCTCTCTCTCTGAATTCTAAGGACGTAAATGATATCTGCGCTTTTTACCGCTTTAAGTGGGTCTGGTTCATACTGGACTCCCAGGGGGCTTAGATCCAGTGGGAGAAGAGTTTTCGGCGCTGAAACGATTATCTTAGCTCCCATTTTCTTAAAGCCTATTATATTGCTCCTCGCTACTCTGCTGTGAAGGATATCACCAAGTATAAGAACCTTCTTTCCAGCTAAGCTTCCAAGTCTTTTCCAGAGCGTATAGATGTCAAGGAGCGTCTGAGTGGGGTGGGCATGGGCTCCATCGCCTGCGTTTATAACGCTCGCTCGTTTTAGCTTCTTCGCCAAGTATGCTGCTGTTCCAATTGTTCTGCTTCTTATCACGATGGCGTCCACTCCCATGGCTTCGAGTGTCCAGACGGTATCCTTCAGACTCTCTCCCTTTACCATGCTTGAGGAGGAATTCGACCAGTTTATGACTGTAGCGCCCATCATCTTGCCAGCGAGTTCGAAGGAGACCCGCGTTCTCGTGGATGGTTCAAGGAATAAGTTTACTATGATGGCTTTCCTTAAGCAGGATGCTTTTTCTCTTTCATGATTTAGCTTCTTCTCAAACTCCTTTGCAAGATGGAGCACGCTTTCTATGTCTTCTCTTGACCAGTTCCTTAAATCAAGCAGGTGGCGATGCTTTACCCTCATTCGGTTTCCTCCCTTCGCTTGGGTATAAAAAATAGGGGCTTGCCCTTCCGAAGAGGGCAAGCCCCTATTCTGAATTCCTGCTTCCTTAGAAATCACCTTTATAAGCCATTTTCCGGACCTCATCAAGCATAGTATTATATTCATAAGCGTGGGTATAGTCAAGCCCTTAATGCTATAATTGATCTCTTGAAGGGGGGGATTTATCTTGGATTTTATGCATCCTCTTACCCGGATGAGGGTGGAGAGGGTTGATGAACCGCCCTATGTGATCGATGAGAGGGTTTTTAGGAAATTTGATCAACGCTGGAATGCTTTCGGGAGGATACTTTATGATAGGGAAGCGCCATTTTATCGACGTGGCATGTACGATAAAATTCCTGACATAGTTATTTCAGGGAAGGAAGGATATTCTCGCATAGACTTTGCTAAGACGATGGGTGCTTGGACGGTTCATGACTTTTTTCACGGAGCGTTTTCGTGGGAACCTTTGAAGGATCCAAATGCGGTGATGCCGAGACCTATCCTTGATAAATATGTAGTTGAGGATCCTGAATGGATGAGTGAGCGGGTAAAGGAGGTAGCTAAGCTTTACGGTGCCTCTCTCGTGGGTATATGCGAGCTTAATAGAAGATGGCTTTACTCCAGAGATATTAATGGCGATG
Above is a genomic segment from Synergistota bacterium containing:
- a CDS encoding aspartate carbamoyltransferase catalytic subunit; translated protein: MRVKHRHLLDLRNWSREDIESVLHLAKEFEKKLNHEREKASCLRKAIIVNLFLEPSTRTRVSFELAGKMMGATVINWSNSSSSMVKGESLKDTVWTLEAMGVDAIVIRSRTIGTAAYLAKKLKRASVINAGDGAHAHPTQTLLDIYTLWKRLGSLAGKKVLILGDILHSRVARSNIIGFKKMGAKIIVSAPKTLLPLDLSPLGVQYEPDPLKAVKSADIIYVLRIQRERIKSSLIPSLREYNLRFGCARELLTEASSKTVVMHPGPINRGVEIDSEVSDSSRSIILEQVKSGISIRMAILYLLLKAREG